One Mycolicibacterium sp. TUM20985 genomic window, GGGTCTCGGCTGGGATGCCGAGGCGCAGACGGTGGTGGTGGAACTGCTCGCGGTGTCCGACACGGAGTTCGACGCATCGGTCGTGCTCGACGACGCCGAGGAGGGACCCGACGCCGTGCGCGTGTTCCTGACGCCGGAGTCGGCGCGGGAGTTCGCCGCCAGGTCCAACCGGGTCATCTCCGCGGGCCGGCCGCCGTGCCCGCTCTGCGACGAACCACTGGATCCCGCCGGACACATCTGCGTGCGCACCAACGGCTATCGACGAGGCGCGATGGCGGGAACCGACGATGACGCAGCCACCTGACCACGACGGGGTGATCCGTGACGGCGAGCTGACCGTCATCGGGCGCATCAGGTCGGCGAGCAACGCCACCTTCCTCTGCGAGGCGCACCTCGACGATCGCCAGGCGCACTGTGTCTACAAGCCGGTCGCCGGCGAGGCGCCGCTATGGGACTTCCCGGACGGCACGCTTGCGGGGCGGGAGGTCTCGGCCTACCTGATCTCGGCGGCGCTGGGCTGGAACGTGGTGCCCTACACCGTCCTTCGCGACGGGCCCGCAGGCCGGGGGATGGTCCAGCGGTGGGTGGATCAGCCCGGTGATGCCCTCGCCGGTGAGGAGGCACCGGAGCCGCCCGACACCGGACCGGACCTGGTGGACCTGCTTCCGACGGGTCACCTGCCGCCCGGCTTCCTGCCGATCCTGCAGGCCTACGACTACGCGGGTGACGAGGTGACCCTGGTCCACGCCGACGACGACCGGTTGCGTCGGATGGCCGTGTTCGACGTCCTGATCAACAACGCCGATCGCAAGGGCGGTCACATCCTGGCCAGTGTCGACGGCAACGTGTACGGCGTCGACCACGGTGTGAGCCTGCACACCGAGAACAAGTTGCGCACGGTGCTGTGGGGCTGGGCGGGCAAACCGGTGGACGATGACGCACTGCACGATGTCACGGGTCTGCGCGATGCCCTCCTCGGCGATCTCGACGAAACGTTGCGGCCGCACATCAGCAGTCGGGAGATCGACGCGTTGTATGCCAGAGCGGTTGCTGTGCTGGACAATCCGGTGATGCCCGCGCCTGACCGGCGCAGGCCCATCCCGTGGCCCGCGTTCTGAGTTTGGCCGAGCCGTCGGCCACGGCAGCGCGGTGTTCTACGCTCATCGTCATGACTGATCACGACCACGCCGCCGCCCGCAGGGAGATCGCCGACGCCCTCCAGAAGGCGCTCGACCGCCGTCACGAGGTGCTCGACGTGATCGTCGAAGCCGACGACCGGTCGGCCGCGGTCAAGGCCATCGCGACCTTGCTCGACACGTCACAGGTCGGCGGAGAGTCGGTCATGTCGATCTCGTTCGACCAGCTCACCAGGGATTCGCGCCGCAAGATCGCCGTCGAACTGGAGGATCTCAACAAGCAGCTCAGCTTCACCCTCGGGGAGCGGCCCGCCAGCTCGGGGGACAGCCTGGTCCTGCGCGTGTTCACCTCGGAACACGACCGCGATCTGTTCGCCGCCCGCACCGACGACGTCGGCGCCAAGGGCGACGGCTCCGGGGCCCCCGCGGGCAACCTCGACGACGAGATCAACGCCGCGCTGCGACGGGTGTCGAACGAGGAGGCGGTGTGGTTCGTGGCGGAGGAGGGTGCCGACAAGGTCGGCATGGTCTTCGGTGAGCTCGTCGGTGGTGAGGTCAACGTTCGGGTCTGGATTCACCCCGAGCACCGGCACCGCGGGTTCGGCACCGCCGCGCTGCGCCGGTGCCGCTCCGAGATGGCGGCCTACTTCCCGGCGGTCCCGATGGTCGTGCGCGCGCCCGGCGCCACGCCCAGGTAGCACCCGATTAACGACCCTGGGAGCGATACGGCACTCGCCGCGGAGATCGCCGCCGAAG contains:
- a CDS encoding DUF3090 domain-containing protein codes for the protein MTRSIHVFRSPDRFVAGTVGQPGDRTFYLQAVHDERVVSVELEKQQVAVLAERIAALLLEINRRFGTPVPPETDEIEDLSPLVTPVDSEFRVGTMGLGWDAEAQTVVVELLAVSDTEFDASVVLDDAEEGPDAVRVFLTPESAREFAARSNRVISAGRPPCPLCDEPLDPAGHICVRTNGYRRGAMAGTDDDAAT
- a CDS encoding SCO1664 family protein, giving the protein MTQPPDHDGVIRDGELTVIGRIRSASNATFLCEAHLDDRQAHCVYKPVAGEAPLWDFPDGTLAGREVSAYLISAALGWNVVPYTVLRDGPAGRGMVQRWVDQPGDALAGEEAPEPPDTGPDLVDLLPTGHLPPGFLPILQAYDYAGDEVTLVHADDDRLRRMAVFDVLINNADRKGGHILASVDGNVYGVDHGVSLHTENKLRTVLWGWAGKPVDDDALHDVTGLRDALLGDLDETLRPHISSREIDALYARAVAVLDNPVMPAPDRRRPIPWPAF
- a CDS encoding GNAT family N-acetyltransferase, whose amino-acid sequence is MTDHDHAAARREIADALQKALDRRHEVLDVIVEADDRSAAVKAIATLLDTSQVGGESVMSISFDQLTRDSRRKIAVELEDLNKQLSFTLGERPASSGDSLVLRVFTSEHDRDLFAARTDDVGAKGDGSGAPAGNLDDEINAALRRVSNEEAVWFVAEEGADKVGMVFGELVGGEVNVRVWIHPEHRHRGFGTAALRRCRSEMAAYFPAVPMVVRAPGATPR